In Cotesia glomerata isolate CgM1 linkage group LG3, MPM_Cglom_v2.3, whole genome shotgun sequence, one genomic interval encodes:
- the LOC123262014 gene encoding choline transporter-like 1 isoform X2 produces MCCNGDDEDEQQPEHPRVRGCTDIFWLCLFISFWFLMIMIAAFALVYGDPMRLVHGYDSFGNTCGTKNTPATKRSDLYVLDNSDKPLLFFFDMNDLKQSFKICVKECPNRLMVNIDNICQFYKDTGSQLCFDDPKFGVNACNYNNQHNLTMCPKPPIYDSTPILNRCVPKIVKDVTSGLVYNLYGLLNSWDVIEQILGDLYKTWREILFLSVLAFVLSLCTIAIFHLLASFVTWIVMVLVSGACICGTSLLWWTYADIKKTINATNPTELLEESLRNETAFLVFSIIATVITIVIISLVCVLRRRISFMGVLFKESAKCLAELPGLFFQPLLTFCALLLFFTFWITIIICLATSNLPANKSIFMLNSSGSPTLINQQSDYNTVLERQTSNLTFRDISKLTLVEYVDAVWIKYMWWVYIIALIWVSEFINGCQNLVISGAVAHWYFRGKESNSSPVCSAIGKLVSYHLGSVACGSFLITLFKLPRLILMFLQQKFEKTKETSVCSQCGLKSCICCFYCLEKFIRYINHNAYTVVAIEGASFCRAAKISHAAAAVTVSHFFSTRIRL; encoded by the exons atgtGTTGCAATGGAGATGATGAAGATGAACAACAACCCGAACATCCCAGAGTTCGAGGTTGTACTGATATTTTTTGGTTGTGTTTGTTTATAAGTTTTTGGTTTCTTATg ATCATGATTGCTGCATTTGCTTTGGTGTATGGTGATCCTATGAGGCTTGTCCATGGTTACGATAGCTTTGGAAATACCTGCGGAACGAAAAATACTCCTGCTACCAAACGATCCGATTTATATGTTTTAGATAACAGCGATAAGCC attattatttttctttgacATGAATGATCTTAAACAGTCATTTAAAATCTGTGTGAAAGAATGTCCAAATCGTTTGATGGTAAATATCGATAACAtttgtcaattttataaagataCTGGCTCACAATTATGTTTTGATGACCCAAAGTTTGGGGTTAATGCCTGTAATTATAACAATCAACATAACTTAACGATGTGCCCAAAACCTCCAATTTACGATAGTACTCCAATTTTAAATCGATGTGTGCCCAAAATTGTTAAAGATGTTACGTCGGGtcttgtttataatttatatggcTTACTTAATTCTTGGGATGTTATTGAACAAATTTTGGGAGACTTATACAAAACATGgagagaaattttattcttatctGTTTTGGCCTTTG tattgtCATTATGTACAATAGCAATTTTTCACTTACTGGCTAGTTTTGTAACATGGATTGTTATGGTGTTAGTTAGTGGAGCgtgtatat gTGGTACTAGTTTACTGTGGTGGACTTACgcagatattaaaaaaaccatAAATGCTACGAACCCAACTGAACTACTCGAAGAATCTTTAAGAAATGAAACTGCTTTTCtagtattttcaattattgctACAGTTATAACGATCGTTATAATTTCACTTGTATGTGTACTTCGGCGACGAATAAGTTTTATGGGTGTTCTTTTTAAAGAAAGTGCTAAATGTCTAGCAGAATTACCTGGATTATTTTTCCAACCGCTATTAACATTTTGCgctcttttattattttttaccttcTGGATCACCATCATTATTTGTCTCGCTACGTCAA ATCTTCCTGCTAATAAATccatttttatgttaaattcaTCTGGAAGTCCTACACTCATCAATCAACAATCCGACTATAATACAGTGCTAGAAAGACAAACATCTAATTTAACTTTTAGAGATATTTCAA aactcACTCTTGTTGAGTACGTTGATGCAGTTTGGATTAAATACATGTGGTGGGTATACATAATAGCATTAATTTGGGTATCTGAATTTATTAATGGATGCCAAAACCTTGTAATTTCCGGTGCAGTTGCTCATTGGTACTTCAG AGGTAAAGAATCAAACTCGTCACCAGTGTGCTCTGCAATTGGGAAATTGGTTAGCTACCATTTAGGTTCCGTTGCTTGTGGGTCATTTTTGATAACACTATTTAAGTTGCCGCGATtgattttaatgtttttacaGCAAAA ATTTGAAAAGACCAAAGAAACTTCAGTTTGTTCACAATGTGGATTAAAAAGTTGTATTTGCTGTTTTTATtgcttagaaaaatttataagatacATAAATCATAATGCTTATACAGTTGTCGCTATTGAAGGTGCAAGCTTTTGTCGAGCTGCTAAAATT tcacACGCTGCAGCGGCTGTGACCGTTTCACATTTTTTCTCTACCCGTATTCGCCTGTGA